A section of the Agarivorans litoreus genome encodes:
- the rlmKL gene encoding bifunctional 23S rRNA (guanine(2069)-N(7))-methyltransferase RlmK/23S rRNA (guanine(2445)-N(2))-methyltransferase RlmL: MADFFASTAKGLESLCLDEITALGAENCKQTVAGVSFSCDWPTAYKVCMWSRVASRILLRLVETQAENVDELYEAAYSVRWNKYFSVDQTFSVHCSGTNHYIDNSQFGALKVKDAIVDQFNKLEGVRPNVAKTDEDARIVVRLAGKHLAISIDLSGAALHRRGYRLEQGEAPVRENLAAALAIRSNWQEKYLIDPMCGSGTILIEAAMQAADIAPGLNRQFGFERLRNFASSAWQDIRNDAEARAQYGLANCKQRLIGYDIDRRMVTLAKSNIERAGLSDIISVHVHDAANLPPAPSEPGLILSNPPYGERLGELTKLIGLFLSFGASVRENYPGWRLSLFTAAPELLDYLRLRSDKQYKFLNGALNCVLKIYQIGERGQETQRKYAEDFVNRLLKNKKKLQKWIKRDNITCYRLYDADLPEYNVAVDCYDDYVIVQEYRAPKSIEPAKARRRLMDLLTGLLQSDLVANDKLVIKQRAQQKGRQQYERNSDEKERFVVQEYGAQFYVNLTDYLDTGLFLDHRNMRHYIQQHSADKKVLNLFAYTGSASVHAALGGASKVTTVDMSNTYLNWAKDNFRLNQLPISKHEFIRADCMAWLKTQISQRWDLIFLDPPTFSNSKKMDEVFDIQKDHVDLLSSVSRLLNPGGQLIFSNNKRQFKMDIEALATLGLKVKNISSQSLSPDFERNKQIHNCWMIHKE, from the coding sequence ATGGCAGATTTTTTCGCTTCGACCGCTAAAGGTTTAGAAAGCTTATGTTTAGATGAAATTACCGCGCTGGGTGCAGAAAATTGCAAACAAACAGTAGCTGGTGTTAGCTTTAGTTGTGACTGGCCAACCGCCTACAAGGTTTGTATGTGGTCACGTGTTGCCTCTCGCATATTGTTGCGCTTAGTAGAGACTCAAGCAGAAAACGTTGATGAGCTATATGAAGCTGCCTATTCAGTACGTTGGAATAAGTACTTTAGTGTAGACCAAACATTCTCGGTGCATTGTAGTGGAACAAACCACTATATAGACAATAGCCAGTTTGGTGCGCTTAAAGTAAAAGACGCCATTGTTGATCAATTTAACAAGCTGGAAGGAGTTCGCCCCAATGTGGCTAAAACCGATGAAGACGCGCGAATAGTGGTTCGTTTAGCCGGTAAACATTTAGCCATTTCCATTGATTTATCTGGCGCAGCCCTTCACAGACGTGGTTATCGTTTAGAACAGGGTGAAGCACCAGTTAGAGAAAACCTTGCTGCGGCCTTGGCGATTCGCAGTAACTGGCAAGAAAAATATCTGATTGATCCAATGTGTGGTTCCGGGACAATTTTGATTGAAGCGGCTATGCAAGCCGCCGACATCGCTCCAGGTTTAAACCGACAATTTGGGTTTGAGCGCTTACGCAATTTTGCGTCTTCTGCTTGGCAAGATATCCGAAACGATGCCGAAGCTAGAGCCCAATATGGCTTAGCAAATTGTAAACAACGTCTTATCGGCTACGATATTGATCGTCGCATGGTGACCTTAGCTAAATCGAACATTGAGCGCGCAGGGCTTAGTGATATCATTTCAGTACATGTTCATGATGCTGCAAATCTGCCACCTGCGCCTAGTGAGCCCGGACTTATTTTGTCCAATCCACCTTATGGTGAACGTTTGGGCGAACTAACTAAGCTTATCGGCCTATTCTTATCCTTTGGTGCGAGCGTACGCGAAAACTATCCAGGCTGGCGCTTGTCGCTATTTACCGCCGCTCCAGAACTACTCGACTATCTGCGCTTGCGTAGTGACAAGCAATATAAGTTTTTAAATGGTGCACTTAACTGTGTGCTAAAAATCTACCAAATTGGTGAACGTGGGCAGGAGACTCAACGTAAATATGCGGAAGACTTTGTAAATCGTTTGTTAAAAAACAAGAAAAAGCTGCAGAAATGGATCAAGCGAGACAACATTACTTGTTATCGTTTATATGATGCAGACTTACCCGAATACAATGTGGCTGTAGATTGTTACGACGACTATGTGATTGTACAAGAGTATCGAGCTCCAAAGAGTATTGAACCTGCAAAAGCGCGCCGTCGTTTAATGGATTTGCTAACCGGGCTTTTACAAAGTGACTTAGTGGCCAACGATAAGTTAGTAATTAAGCAACGTGCTCAACAAAAAGGGCGCCAGCAATATGAACGTAATAGCGACGAAAAAGAGCGTTTTGTTGTTCAAGAATATGGCGCTCAGTTTTACGTTAATCTTACCGATTATTTAGATACTGGTTTGTTTTTAGATCACCGCAATATGCGTCATTACATTCAGCAACATAGCGCAGATAAAAAGGTTCTCAACCTTTTCGCTTACACGGGGTCAGCCTCAGTTCATGCAGCACTTGGTGGAGCGTCTAAAGTAACTACTGTCGATATGTCTAATACCTATTTAAACTGGGCAAAAGATAACTTTAGATTAAACCAGCTTCCTATTAGCAAACATGAGTTTATTCGTGCTGATTGTATGGCTTGGCTAAAAACCCAAATATCACAACGTTGGGATTTGATTTTTCTTGATCCGCCTACTTTTTCTAATTCAAAGAAGATGGATGAAGTATTTGATATACAAAAAGATCACGTTGATTTGTTGAGCTCGGTTTCGCGCTTGCTTAATCCGGGTGGGCAGTTGATTTTCTCAAACAATAAACGCCAGTTCAAAATGGATATCGAAGCTTTAGCAACGCTGGGGCTTAAAGTTAAGAACATTTCAAGTCAGTCTTTATCGCCTGATTTTGAACGTAATAAACAAATTCATAATTGTTGGATGATACACAAGGAATAG
- the ydiJ gene encoding D-2-hydroxyglutarate dehydrogenase YdiJ, producing the protein MIPKLSPQHSLEALYLDYLAKLEQSAFSGEIQTSYASRLAVATDNSVYQYLPQAVIFPKTSNDIKQICRLASASTFQAIKLSPRGGGTGTNGQSLTEGIVVDLSKFMNKVIELNVEERWVRVETGIVKDQLNSVLKEHGLFFSPDLSTSNRATLGGMINTDASGQGSMVYGKTSDHVIGLKAVLASGEEIDTDPVRVDHLDQQRESLTDIYAAVKHACVDMRSLVEEKFPKLNRFLTGYDLKNAYSPEEDSVDLTRILCGSEGSLAFITEAKLDLTPIPKFRTLVTVKYDSFQSALRHAPSLVAAQALSVETIDSKVLNLAQQDVVWDSVRELISDVPEQEMQGINIVEFAENDEAIQQQKITNLVETLSETGVTELGVIGFQRCDDLTSINAIYNMRKKAVGLLGNTAGSAKPVAFAEDTCVPPENLADFIVEFRELLDGKGLHYGMFGHVDSGVLHVRPAIDLCDPEQEILMREISDQVVALTAKYKGLMWGEHGKGFRSEYGPEFFGQELFSELRKIKAAFDPYNQINPGKICTPLHSEEQLVSVDGTKRGAYDREIAIEVRDSFKNAMECNGNGLCFNYDTSSPMCPSFKATGDRRYSPKGRAGLMREWLRQLAALKVDPLVQEQKLNSRFISPDSILLKIRNSIAKSKGEYDYSHEVYDAMQTCLACKACTTGCPIKVDVPTFRSRFLNVYHGRYLRPLKDYFVAYVESYAPLMAKAPRLFNAAMSPKWASIAVEKTIGMVDIPSLSFPTLAQRLPESLTTKYDYKALQSLSEEQKQKTVLVVQDPFTSFYEAELVEDFVKLAKKLGLNPVLLPFKPNGKPQHIKGFLSKFNKSAQTSAAFLNQVSELGIKMVGVEPALVLCYRDEYQHALGDSRGDFDVLVVQEWLDSLDESLLENQQVTDKDTWYLFGHCTEKALKADAFKQWQQVFNRFGGKLEDVAVGCCGMAGTYGHDAKQLATSKAIYELSWKQKMASLPTERCMVTGYSCRSQVKRLEGEKPKHPLQVLLSLLP; encoded by the coding sequence ATGATCCCTAAGTTAAGCCCTCAGCATTCTCTTGAGGCTCTGTATTTAGATTATCTAGCGAAGCTTGAACAATCGGCTTTTTCTGGTGAAATTCAAACTTCTTACGCCAGTCGTTTAGCGGTCGCTACCGATAATTCTGTTTATCAATATTTGCCACAAGCAGTCATTTTCCCAAAAACAAGCAACGACATAAAGCAGATCTGCCGTTTAGCGTCTGCTTCAACTTTCCAAGCAATTAAACTTAGCCCTCGTGGCGGTGGTACTGGAACCAATGGCCAGTCTTTAACCGAAGGTATCGTAGTCGACTTATCTAAGTTTATGAACAAGGTCATCGAACTAAATGTTGAAGAGCGTTGGGTTAGGGTGGAAACGGGTATTGTAAAAGACCAACTAAACAGCGTGTTAAAAGAGCACGGTTTGTTTTTCTCCCCCGATTTATCCACCAGTAATCGCGCTACATTAGGTGGTATGATCAATACCGATGCCTCTGGTCAAGGTTCGATGGTATACGGTAAAACCAGCGATCATGTAATTGGCTTAAAAGCCGTTTTGGCCAGTGGTGAAGAAATTGATACTGACCCAGTCAGAGTTGATCACTTAGATCAGCAGCGAGAGTCGTTAACTGATATTTATGCTGCGGTTAAGCACGCCTGTGTTGATATGCGCTCGCTTGTCGAAGAGAAGTTCCCGAAACTTAATCGCTTTTTAACCGGCTATGATCTAAAAAATGCCTATTCACCTGAAGAAGATAGTGTGGATCTGACCCGTATTTTGTGTGGGTCGGAAGGTTCGTTGGCGTTTATCACTGAGGCTAAACTGGACTTAACACCCATCCCCAAGTTTAGAACCTTAGTCACTGTTAAATACGACTCGTTTCAGTCGGCATTACGCCATGCTCCTAGCCTTGTTGCGGCACAAGCCTTATCAGTTGAAACTATTGATTCAAAAGTACTTAACCTCGCGCAACAAGATGTTGTTTGGGACAGCGTTAGAGAGTTAATTAGTGATGTGCCCGAGCAAGAAATGCAGGGCATTAACATTGTTGAATTTGCCGAAAATGATGAAGCCATTCAACAACAAAAAATAACTAATCTTGTTGAGACTCTATCGGAAACGGGAGTTACCGAACTAGGTGTTATTGGTTTCCAACGTTGTGATGACTTAACCAGCATTAATGCCATCTACAACATGCGCAAGAAAGCGGTCGGTTTATTAGGCAACACAGCAGGTAGCGCTAAGCCGGTAGCCTTTGCCGAAGATACCTGTGTACCACCAGAGAATTTAGCCGACTTTATCGTAGAGTTTAGAGAGTTACTTGATGGTAAAGGTTTGCATTACGGTATGTTTGGCCACGTAGACTCAGGCGTATTACATGTTCGTCCAGCCATAGACTTATGCGACCCTGAACAAGAAATCCTTATGCGCGAGATCTCGGATCAAGTAGTAGCACTTACCGCCAAGTACAAAGGATTAATGTGGGGCGAGCACGGAAAGGGCTTCCGCTCTGAATATGGTCCTGAGTTTTTTGGTCAAGAACTGTTCTCTGAGCTTCGGAAAATTAAAGCTGCTTTCGATCCTTACAACCAAATAAACCCCGGCAAGATTTGCACGCCTTTGCATAGCGAAGAGCAACTAGTCTCAGTTGATGGAACAAAACGCGGCGCTTATGACCGTGAAATAGCCATTGAGGTACGTGACAGCTTTAAAAATGCCATGGAATGTAATGGCAACGGACTTTGTTTTAATTATGATACCAGTAGTCCAATGTGTCCTTCATTCAAAGCTACCGGCGACCGCAGATATTCACCAAAAGGCCGAGCTGGTTTAATGCGTGAATGGCTTCGTCAGTTAGCAGCGTTAAAAGTTGATCCGTTAGTTCAAGAGCAAAAGCTAAACTCTAGGTTCATATCTCCAGACAGTATTTTGCTCAAGATTAGAAATAGCATAGCTAAATCTAAAGGCGAGTATGATTATAGCCACGAAGTATATGATGCCATGCAAACTTGTTTAGCATGCAAAGCTTGTACAACAGGGTGTCCAATTAAAGTGGATGTACCCACTTTTCGTTCTCGCTTTCTAAATGTTTACCATGGGCGTTACCTAAGACCGCTAAAAGATTATTTTGTCGCTTACGTAGAGAGTTACGCGCCTCTAATGGCCAAAGCGCCGCGTTTGTTTAATGCTGCTATGTCTCCGAAGTGGGCAAGCATAGCGGTAGAAAAAACCATCGGCATGGTCGATATTCCAAGTTTAAGTTTTCCTACATTGGCGCAAAGGTTGCCAGAAAGCTTAACCACTAAGTATGACTACAAAGCTTTACAAAGTTTAAGCGAAGAACAAAAACAAAAAACGGTATTGGTAGTCCAAGACCCTTTTACCAGTTTTTACGAAGCAGAGTTGGTTGAAGACTTTGTTAAGTTAGCGAAAAAGTTAGGATTAAATCCGGTGCTGTTACCGTTTAAACCAAATGGTAAGCCACAGCATATTAAAGGCTTTTTGAGTAAGTTTAATAAGTCTGCGCAAACAAGTGCGGCGTTTTTAAACCAAGTTAGTGAACTAGGTATAAAAATGGTTGGTGTGGAACCAGCATTAGTACTTTGTTACCGCGATGAGTATCAACATGCGCTTGGCGATTCAAGAGGTGATTTCGATGTGTTGGTGGTGCAAGAGTGGCTCGATTCATTAGATGAAAGCCTATTAGAGAACCAACAAGTGACCGATAAGGATACCTGGTATCTATTTGGTCACTGTACCGAAAAAGCATTAAAAGCAGATGCATTTAAGCAATGGCAGCAAGTGTTCAATCGCTTTGGCGGTAAGTTAGAAGATGTCGCTGTAGGTTGTTGTGGCATGGCCGGTACTTACGGACATGATGCTAAGCAGTTAGCCACTTCTAAAGCTATTTATGAGTTGAGCTGGAAGCAAAAAATGGCAAGCTTACCAACAGAGCGTTGTATGGTTACAGGCTATTCATGCCGAAGCCAAGTAAAACGCTTAGAGGGTGAAAAACCAAAGCATCCGTTACAAGTGTTGTTGAGTTTACTGCCTTGA
- a CDS encoding hotdog fold thioesterase, which produces MSLAGLNKMGEGNMLAYLDIEFTEIGEEYLVAKMPVTAKVKQPMGLLHGGANVVLAESLASCASYCVAGKDTMVVGVEINANHLKAVRHGEVLATASPIKLGKTLHVWQIDIHQKSDLVCSSRLTVMVKSKSI; this is translated from the coding sequence ATGAGCTTGGCTGGATTGAATAAGATGGGCGAGGGCAATATGCTCGCCTATCTTGATATCGAGTTTACTGAAATTGGTGAAGAGTATCTTGTTGCTAAGATGCCTGTTACAGCCAAAGTAAAGCAGCCAATGGGATTATTACACGGCGGCGCAAACGTGGTGCTAGCAGAGAGCCTTGCTAGCTGTGCCTCATACTGTGTAGCTGGAAAAGACACCATGGTGGTTGGCGTTGAAATTAATGCCAATCACTTAAAAGCTGTTAGGCATGGTGAAGTGCTTGCTACTGCATCGCCAATAAAGTTAGGCAAAACTTTGCATGTATGGCAAATAGATATCCACCAAAAATCTGATTTGGTATGTAGCTCTCGACTTACCGTAATGGTTAAATCTAAATCAATTTAA
- a CDS encoding glutaredoxin family protein — translation MTWVLYSTDGCHLCEDARALILANPNINELKEQDIIEDESLVEQYRYSIPVLCHEPSQQRINWPFDASQLEQFIESCAC, via the coding sequence ATGACTTGGGTTTTATATAGTACTGATGGTTGCCATCTTTGCGAGGATGCTCGTGCCTTAATTTTAGCTAATCCTAATATTAATGAGCTAAAAGAACAAGACATAATCGAAGATGAGTCTTTAGTTGAGCAATACCGTTATAGCATTCCTGTGTTGTGTCACGAACCCAGTCAACAACGAATTAACTGGCCTTTTGATGCAAGCCAGTTAGAACAATTTATAGAGAGTTGTGCGTGTTAG
- the uup gene encoding ATP-binding cassette ATPase Uup, whose product MLVNLQDAFLAYGDTPLLNKANVQINKAERVCLVGRNGAGKSTLLQVIEGAIQLDSGQRQLVNNVVITRLQQDPPEASEQRIFDYVAEGKPHIGKLLSEFHHLTSNINENSSERELKRMQQIQHEIDVVDGWKFDNEIQQVLTTMKLDGEAPLQGLSGGWLRKVALAKALAGDPDILLLDEPTNHLDINTIKWLEEFLLNFKGTIVFISHDRAFIRKIATRIIDIDRGVLTSWPGNYDAYLEGKAEWLRVEEEQNALFDKRLAEEEAWIRQGIKARRTRNEGRVRALKAMRNERSERVNRQGTTNMQIDDGLRSGKIVFEAEQLSFGYPDDAYPIISPLDLLVMRGDKIALVGGNGCGKSTLIKLLLEQLTPSSGKLKVGTNLNVAYFDQYRQELDPDKTLLDNLAGGKQEIEINGNKRHVMGYLQDFLFHPKRAFTPVKALSGGEKNRLMLAKLFLKPANLLVLDEPTNDLDVETLELLEELVSQYPGTVLLVSHDRSFIDNTASHVWFFDGNSNVDSYVGGYSEVAAYIENQQKAPVAKAVEKTDSASRIPKQSKKLSYKFKLELDQLPEKLEAAEAQVEELQSKVNEPEFFNLEQDLVQSTLSRLANAEQDLEDLFTRWEELEELKNS is encoded by the coding sequence GTGTTAGTAAACTTACAAGACGCTTTTTTAGCATACGGCGACACGCCACTGTTAAACAAAGCAAATGTTCAAATAAACAAAGCTGAACGAGTATGTCTAGTTGGCCGTAATGGTGCTGGCAAGAGCACCTTGTTGCAAGTAATTGAAGGGGCTATTCAGTTAGACTCAGGCCAACGTCAACTCGTTAATAATGTTGTTATCACTCGATTACAGCAAGATCCACCTGAGGCGAGTGAGCAGCGTATTTTTGATTACGTCGCTGAAGGCAAACCGCATATCGGTAAGCTGCTCAGCGAGTTTCACCACTTAACGTCAAATATCAATGAAAACTCCAGCGAACGTGAATTAAAACGTATGCAACAAATACAGCATGAGATAGATGTTGTAGACGGCTGGAAATTTGATAACGAAATTCAACAAGTACTCACCACCATGAAGCTAGATGGGGAAGCTCCTTTGCAAGGTCTTTCCGGTGGATGGCTAAGAAAGGTTGCGTTAGCCAAAGCGTTGGCTGGTGATCCAGATATTTTACTGCTTGATGAGCCTACTAACCATTTGGATATTAATACCATCAAATGGCTAGAAGAATTTTTGCTTAATTTTAAAGGCACTATTGTTTTCATTAGCCACGATAGGGCATTTATCCGTAAAATCGCCACCAGAATTATAGATATAGACCGAGGTGTGCTGACCTCGTGGCCTGGAAACTATGATGCTTATTTAGAAGGTAAAGCAGAGTGGCTACGTGTTGAAGAAGAACAGAATGCACTGTTTGATAAACGCTTAGCAGAAGAAGAGGCTTGGATTCGTCAAGGTATTAAAGCGCGTAGAACCCGTAATGAAGGGAGAGTTCGAGCGCTTAAAGCTATGCGCAATGAACGCAGCGAACGGGTTAATCGCCAAGGTACAACCAATATGCAAATCGACGATGGTTTGCGTTCAGGAAAAATTGTATTTGAAGCCGAACAATTAAGCTTCGGTTATCCGGATGATGCTTATCCTATTATTTCCCCGCTTGATTTGTTGGTAATGCGAGGAGACAAGATAGCCTTAGTGGGCGGCAATGGCTGTGGTAAATCAACCCTTATTAAGTTGTTACTTGAGCAGTTAACTCCAAGCTCAGGCAAGCTAAAAGTTGGGACTAACCTCAATGTTGCTTATTTCGACCAATATCGCCAAGAGCTAGATCCTGATAAAACCCTATTGGATAACTTAGCCGGCGGCAAGCAAGAAATAGAAATTAATGGTAATAAACGCCATGTAATGGGTTACTTACAAGACTTTTTATTTCACCCTAAACGCGCATTTACTCCGGTTAAAGCGCTTTCTGGTGGCGAAAAAAATCGACTAATGTTGGCAAAGCTATTCTTGAAACCTGCAAATTTGTTGGTATTAGATGAACCAACCAACGATTTGGATGTCGAAACGCTGGAGTTACTAGAAGAGTTGGTAAGCCAATACCCAGGAACCGTGTTATTGGTTAGCCATGACAGAAGCTTTATCGACAATACAGCAAGTCACGTTTGGTTCTTTGATGGAAACAGTAATGTAGATAGTTATGTAGGTGGATACTCAGAAGTAGCTGCTTACATCGAAAATCAACAGAAAGCACCTGTAGCTAAAGCTGTAGAGAAAACCGACTCTGCTTCGCGAATTCCAAAACAATCTAAGAAGTTGTCATATAAATTTAAACTCGAACTTGACCAGCTACCAGAAAAATTAGAAGCTGCCGAGGCTCAAGTTGAAGAATTACAAAGTAAAGTAAACGAGCCAGAGTTCTTTAATTTAGAACAAGATTTGGTTCAGAGTACATTAAGTCGTTTAGCTAATGCTGAACAAGATTTAGAAGATCTGTTTACGCGTTGGGAAGAATTGGAAGAATTAAAAAATTCATGA
- the astE gene encoding succinylglutamate desuccinylase — MAKTALLQQGLLAFTLNSPQNADTFGFELANNIKVMLLAPGVLQFEPKETTSSRAVVLSAGIHGNETAPIECLDQLVSDIFALKIELDQPLLVILGNPPAMIEAKRELSVNLNRLFIGKHKNYERCYEVERANQLEILLDNFYKSYQHLPVYHLDLHTAIRSSKHEKFAVYPFTHGKPWKKSSLALLQSCGIDCVLFSNEPASTFSYHSSAKYNAVAFTVELGKVHAFGQNDLSKLDQLVSALKQLLSAIQLNSLEFDANKAILFEVSDVVNKHQDDFCFSFNQSQANFTDYQTGYELAKEGSERVVISNGPKAIVFPNDKVAVGQRAVLLVKRMTQLDIEQAEKNHRLV, encoded by the coding sequence GTGGCGAAAACAGCTTTACTCCAACAGGGTCTGCTAGCGTTCACCTTAAACTCTCCGCAAAACGCTGATACCTTTGGGTTTGAGTTAGCCAATAATATCAAGGTGATGTTATTAGCCCCTGGTGTACTGCAATTCGAACCTAAAGAGACTACATCTAGTCGAGCAGTTGTGTTGTCTGCTGGAATACATGGCAACGAGACTGCGCCAATAGAATGCTTAGACCAATTGGTTTCTGATATTTTTGCCTTAAAAATAGAACTAGACCAACCCTTGTTGGTTATTCTTGGTAACCCTCCAGCGATGATTGAGGCTAAAAGAGAGTTGAGTGTAAACTTAAATCGTTTGTTTATAGGTAAGCATAAAAATTACGAGCGCTGCTATGAAGTAGAGCGCGCTAATCAATTAGAAATTCTTTTAGACAATTTCTACAAAAGCTATCAGCACTTACCTGTTTATCATCTAGATTTACATACCGCGATCAGAAGTTCTAAACACGAAAAGTTTGCCGTTTATCCCTTTACCCATGGTAAGCCTTGGAAAAAATCGAGTTTAGCGCTGTTGCAATCTTGTGGAATAGATTGTGTGCTTTTTTCTAACGAGCCGGCATCAACGTTTAGCTATCATTCAAGTGCTAAATACAATGCTGTAGCGTTTACCGTTGAACTAGGCAAAGTTCATGCTTTTGGTCAGAATGATTTAAGTAAGCTAGACCAACTAGTTTCTGCGCTGAAGCAACTGCTTAGTGCTATTCAGTTAAATTCATTAGAATTCGACGCTAACAAAGCTATCTTGTTTGAAGTGAGTGATGTGGTTAACAAGCATCAAGATGATTTTTGCTTTAGCTTCAATCAAAGCCAAGCTAACTTTACTGACTACCAAACAGGTTATGAGCTTGCCAAAGAGGGAAGCGAACGAGTAGTTATTAGTAACGGTCCTAAAGCCATTGTATTTCCTAATGACAAGGTAGCGGTTGGTCAACGAGCTGTATTGTTAGTAAAAAGAATGACTCAATTGGATATTGAGCAAGCAGAAAAAAATCATCGATTGGTATAA
- a CDS encoding helix-turn-helix domain-containing protein: MNEFSDRLKELMGEQSVSGFARKVELNESLIRKYLKGSEPSLSKANQIAQKANCSLEWLATGEGYQYRKAEVVDMQALEKAVELTLAAAEQHDLSVENEKVMKVIVATYQYLRTTRKKDGYFDLEEAKPFVRYVMGLCG; this comes from the coding sequence TTGAACGAGTTTTCTGATCGCCTAAAAGAACTAATGGGTGAACAAAGCGTTAGCGGCTTTGCCCGAAAAGTAGAACTAAACGAGAGCCTAATCAGGAAATATTTAAAAGGCTCAGAGCCAAGTCTGTCTAAAGCTAATCAAATCGCACAAAAAGCCAATTGTTCACTTGAATGGTTAGCTACCGGCGAAGGCTATCAATACCGAAAAGCAGAGGTGGTTGACATGCAAGCGCTTGAAAAAGCTGTTGAGCTCACTCTAGCGGCAGCTGAGCAACACGATTTAAGCGTAGAAAATGAAAAGGTAATGAAGGTGATCGTGGCTACATATCAATACTTAAGAACAACACGTAAAAAGGATGGCTACTTTGATCTAGAGGAAGCAAAACCCTTTGTAAGGTATGTGATGGGCTTATGTGGTTAA
- a CDS encoding SDR family oxidoreductase, which yields MESVNGKVAIVTGGGSGIGLAIAKALAEQGAKVVISSRDLIKLEQTVSKLKDDYGLSVHCYAADVRIKQQVTALKNFVMSQFGRVDILVNNSGLGVGHTIEDCSEEDWDLVVDTCTKGTFLMSQAVLPSMKSNQGGFILNIASQAAKNGYANAGPYCAAKFAVLGLAAALQEEVKEHGIRVHSLCPGLVQVPEPACESDIKPGWLQVSDLAEAALFVLKQPARVQLEDIGLYGF from the coding sequence ATGGAAAGCGTGAATGGAAAAGTTGCAATAGTAACAGGTGGCGGCAGCGGTATCGGTTTGGCGATTGCAAAAGCCTTAGCGGAGCAGGGCGCTAAAGTTGTCATTAGCTCGAGAGATTTAATCAAGCTTGAGCAAACGGTTAGTAAGTTAAAAGATGATTATGGGTTAAGCGTTCATTGCTACGCTGCTGATGTTCGAATTAAACAGCAAGTAACAGCCTTGAAAAATTTTGTAATGAGCCAATTTGGTCGAGTAGATATTTTGGTGAACAATAGCGGTTTAGGTGTAGGCCATACTATTGAAGATTGTAGTGAAGAAGACTGGGACTTGGTTGTAGACACCTGTACCAAAGGCACCTTTTTAATGAGCCAAGCGGTACTACCAAGCATGAAATCTAATCAAGGTGGCTTTATCCTCAATATTGCTTCGCAAGCCGCTAAAAATGGTTATGCCAATGCTGGACCTTACTGCGCGGCAAAATTTGCAGTGCTCGGTTTAGCTGCAGCATTGCAAGAAGAAGTAAAAGAGCACGGCATTAGAGTACATAGTTTGTGTCCAGGCTTAGTACAGGTGCCAGAACCAGCGTGTGAGTCGGATATAAAGCCAGGGTGGCTGCAAGTAAGTGATTTAGCAGAGGCAGCATTGTTTGTGCTTAAACAACCGGCAAGGGTTCAGCTAGAAGATATTGGTTTGTATGGATTTTAG